The Methanococcoides methylutens genome segment ATATGATATAAAATGTCCTCATGCGGACATATTTTAGGGTTTTGGACCTGATCTTTTTTTTACAATAATGACAAATCAAGAAGAGTTGCTCATCAAATATATAACATACAAATAACCCGATCGAATCAAAAAACAAGGTCAGTCGAACCATATGGAGAATATATGATGAATATAAGCAAAATAACACAAGAAAAGTTGCTCCTATATATCGAATATACACATGTGCCAATTGACAGTTATGTTTTATTTATAAAGAGAGAGTGAGTGAAACATCATACTTTCAAAAGACATATAATAAGCAAAAATGAAACACAATTTTGCAAAAGGCTTAAATAGCAAAAAGAAACGTCGCCCTGACTCAGGGCGACAGAAAACAATGCCATAACATATGGCAAAATGCCGATCATTCCTTAATAGAAATGGTCTTATAATGAATCGCAGACACCGGACAGATCGAAACACACCGCCTGCAGCTGGTACCAAGGCACCTTTCACTGTTATAATTTGCAAACAATTCTCCATCACGTTCGATCATGGTGATAGCATCTTCAGGGCATTCTTCCTCACACTTATGGCAAAGGATACACTCCGGAGCTTCCTCTTCAATGATGATCCCAAGATCACTGACGATCTTCAACCCTTCCTTTCCGACCTCGTCAATGTCCTTTGCAACCCTCTTCTCAATACCCGGATTCTCGAATGTCTCTGGAAGGGGTGGAAGCTTGTACATACCGAGCATCTGATTGTACATATCTATAGGCATACCCTGGGTCCAGTAGGAAAGCTCACACACATAAATGTTAGAGAATGTGTCGCTTGTTGCCATCATCAGGTGATCTGCCTTGATCTTCTTTGCGACCTCAATAACTTCATCCAGTTTGGACTCATCCATTACAAGGTCCCTTGCAAGAGCAACTGAGGTATTACCAAATTGTACAATATTGTGTGCGAAGTTAGGACATGAACCCAGTTTTCTTGCCTTGTCTGCATTCACATACGCACCGGTAGCACCAGCCATATACATATTCTCAAGGTCCTTGTACTCAACACCGGATGCCAACAGAAGGGTCATCTGTGCAGCCCTGATAGCACCAATTGCTTTTCCTGCCTCTTCAATATCCTTCTCGGTAATTTCAATCCTATCCCCAAGTACAAGTTTACCATTTGGGATCTCCGGGATCTTTGTAATAATACCAGTCTCAATAGCCAAAGAAAGTGCAGCGATAGCACCTGTACCGGTCACACCTTTTGCAACGATTTCTGAAGGCTCCTTGATCACACCGGTAACCGGATCTATCAAGTGCCCTTTACGTTCGGTCATAAGCCCATCGAGGATCGTGACCCTCCAGTAGTCACCTTCTACATTCACATCAGAGATAGCACCGGGGCTTGCCAGCATACCACAACTCATACCCTGACCTTCTATTGCAGGCCCTGCTGCAGCACTTCCGGTTATGATCTTGTCACCTACTTTAATGGCCATTTCTGCATTTGTACCATAATCAGTTACCATCGAAGGGACTTTCATGTCCATGAAATCAGTCTTGATCATCATAGCCAGCGCATCTGCACCGATCTCGTGTTTGATAGCAGGAGGAACGATCAATGTACAATTGGGAAGGTCCACGATACCCTCGAACAATTCGCTTGCAGGAAATACCCTTGCATCACGAGAAACATTCTCAACACCAAGTTTCTTTTGTTTGTTCTCACCAGCATAGGCAAGGTCCCTGATCTCTATATTCTGGAATAAGGATAACTGTATAGGATTACCACACACAGCGAGCCTCTTGATAAGAGTAGTATCAACATCCAGTTCTTCAAATATCCTGCTAACAGTGTCCAGTATGATCTCGTGTGCAAGATCAGCACCCACCTGAATAGCAAAGTCCAGATGATCCATTACATTCCCACCAGGAAGCGGGTGCCTCATGGTAATAGCAGTCTTTAAGACTTCCTTAGCTTCCAGATCGATCAATTGAGCACGAAAACCACTTGTTCCCAGATCCAATGCAATACCATACATTTTGATTACCTCTGACTTGTAATATTTAATTTCAGTAATAGATAGACATATGCATTAAAAAAAACAAGTTAATGATATATAAGGGCTTTGTATAAACCATACAAAACCCCTTGGAATGCGTTAACATGTGTTAACATTCGATAGCAAGAGAGAAAGAATATTGCACTAAATAAAATAAAAAAGTTAAAAGTCAGAAAACTTTTAAAAATCCGAGAAATTCAATCACTCACAATTACAGTTACAATTGCAACCACACTCAAAGTCAAAGCCCAGAAGGAAACTTCCGGTACCATGTTCACTTTCAAGACCCATCCTTTCCTTCAGATACTCATCTGTTGGCGGAGAAGGTGATGCAAGGGTCGCATTACAAATATGAGGCAGTTCCTCGATCTCATCACAGGGCTTTGGCGGCAATACCACAACAAGAGGCTCGGATTTACAGTTCAGAGATGTCAGTACAGATTTATCATATATTACAATGTTACCGATCACAAGGGAATCACTACTTTGTTCAAGTGATTTTATTTTGTCCTCATCAGCAATGTCCTCACCAACAACCTTGTCATCATGCATAAGGATAACATTCGGACCACATGGCCACTTATACTCCATTGTTGTCTGGAAAGGTATAATGACATCACGCTGAAGAACGGCCTTTACACCTTTATTGTCACCCCTGCCAAGTCCCATCAAGGTCATTTGGTCTGCTTTTTCCTCAAGTTGAGCTATGGTCTTACGGTCCTCCTCATTAAGTACCAGTGTTTTACCAACACCGACCATACATTCTAATCCTTCCCGTACCGTTTTGATAATCTCATCTTTTTCCATGACAATCCCTATACCTGCTTGTAGGTTCAAATTAACATGATCACAGAGGCAATTTGAAGAGATACAATAGCGAATTACCTATTCCACTTTGCTTATATAAGCATATCGAATATACTTCAAAAAATCAAAGTAATTGATTAGTAACGATCAAGTGGAAAAAAGAAACAAAGAACAGGCCTTAAATATACTTCAAATTGATCAGGATGTGACGGTTTTGCATCTGATTCACAAAACCCTTATATACAAAGTTTACTATAATAAATAGTACAGGATTATCAGAATAACGATAAGTATTGCTTCTAATTGACTTTCATTACCCATATAGAGGATCAACATGACAGACATCACAGTGAATTCAAGAATTTGCGGTTTTACACACAAGATACACGGAACCAAGGACGGAAAGAACGTTAAGATAAAGATCGAAACCCAATGTCCAAAGGTCAAGAATATTTCCGAGCTTGAAGTGCCAATGATGCAGCTCTTTGGGATCAAAGAGAATATTGTCACCGCTAAAGCACAAGAAGGAAACTGTTGCGCAACATGCCTGGTACCATGCGGAGTCCTTCATGCATGCAATCTTGAACTGGGACTTATCTCCCAAAAACTTGCAAAGGATGTAGGCGACCTTAGTATCGAGTTCGAGTGAACCGGAACAGATAGAAATAACATTATCTGATTACATGATCAGATCAAAAATGATTTATGAGATCGGCCTAATGATGCCGATCTTTGGTTCATAACATTGCCCCTTTGCAAGCAAAGACCTGACTGCTGAATCCACTGCCTTTTCATTTATGTTGCGGGAATTCGCAACTGAAAGAAGATCCATATACCCCACACCTTTCCCATCATCAAGCTCTTCCAGCAATTCCATTACGACAACATCTATGTCTTTATCGCCATCTGCAGAAGATACAAGATCAATAGAAATAATACACCTTTTAACTACGGACCTCAGTTCATTCAGATAATCAGCGCCAGTACCATAATTATCAATGGCCAGACAGATGCCCTCTGATAAATTCGAGGGAATTACCATATTTTCCGGGCAATTGCACGAATCAGGATCATTTTCGCATAAGGACAACATTTTTGAAAAAGCATCGATCCTGTCAAGAGTCAGTTCTGCAGTATCAATTACCCAGCAATTGCGCATAGCTTCATCGGCCAGATGGATCTCTTCAGGCCTCAGGGATATTATCGGGCTTCCAGCATCCGGCTTATATACACGCACCTTCCCAACTACGGAAACGAATGCAGGGGTTTCAACGGATGACAGGAATATAGCTGCTTGTGGTTGATACTGACCGGCATATACTGTAAAGGCACCTGAAGGATCAACCACACGGGCTTTCCATGTGTCCGTTTCAGTGCCTACATTATCAACCTCCGTGATAACACCAACAATGAAAACACGATTTACCATTGTTCCCACCGGAGTAAGAAGGTAATTTGGAGTATGACCCTCTGAATTTATCGCTTCTTCGATAGTAGAATGTATTGTAGAGCTTGAATCGTTCAACTCTTTTGCAAATATCCTGTGTGCAATTTCACGCTCAACCATAAAGATCACTCCACCCCTTCAAGTCGCTCCAGAAGAACTGATACCCGCATATCAAGGTCTTCAGATGGAACCCATACTGATTTTGCTACGAATGTAACACCATACTCGACCTTAGAAGTATTCCCTCGCACACCGAGATAATGCCCTGTAAGAATACTTTTCATATCATCATAAACAACATTTGCAGACATTTCCTTACCCATAAGAGACTCAGACTCCTGAAGTGTCTTACCATAAACGATCTCGGAAAGTTCCCGATTCAGCATAACAAGAAGAGAGCCTGTTCCATCATCGAGGATTAGCTTGATACGCATATCCCGGATCCCCTCCACCACACCATGTGAGCGGCACGTGTTCTTCATAATAACACGATTACATTCAGGACAGCGGGCGATCACGCCGGAACCCGGACGTACGGAAACAATGTTCCCTTCCACTGACACATCGAACATACCCTCATTTTGTAAAACATCGCCTAAAGGCAATGGTTTTGGCGGCAGGTTCACTGATGCGAAAGTGAAAGACAGGTGTTCTTCAGGCCCGACAATATGAACCGAGGTTGATTCATTCAGGTGTATGGAAGGAACACCCCGATACATGCTAACCGATGCATCCTCAAAGCGCACTATGGTACCGATGTCCACACCATCAAGAAGAGACCATGAAACAAAAGGCAATCTACTGGTCTCATCAGCCATAACACCTTCTATAATTGTAAGGTCCTTTCCTTTTACATTAACATCCCTGTGATATAGCTCAATGACTGCTGCCACTGAACTTATGAACATGTCCGAATAGCCAACCTCACCCAGCTTTTTAACAGGAGTTACTGAAAGTTCTGAGATATCAGGAAGATATGTTTCCTCAAGAAGTTCTACTTCCGATCGATCCCCTATACTAACTTCTGCCCTGTTATGCCAGGCCCTTACGCTGGCATTCCGGACCCTTACAGCATCCCCGGGATTTAGTGAGAGGGCCTTCCACGATGTGAAAGAGCACAATCCGGACTCATCAGCAAGTGCCCCGGAAAAGATAGTTACACTATTACCGCGTAAATTGACATTCTTTTCATTGATATTGAGAATACGAACCTCAAGCGCTATTCCTTTGTCACCGATGGCAAGATCGTTTACCTTTTTTAGTACAGGAGAATCATTTTGGAATTTCTTAAGAATTGATCTCTTTGCTTCATCTATAGGTACACGGTACTTTAACAACAGCTCCAGTTCATCTTCTATAGTTGATCTGCTTATATTTCCTAGCGCCTTTGTTAGCTCTTCAATATGAGGCGCAAATTTCTTGTCCATACTGTCTTCCCTCACGTGTGAGATGTTTACATAATCTAAGCCATACACACATAAATAAGGCATACCTAAATTATTAAAAGGAAAATAAAGGACTAAATTCCAAAATACATATTTATATGGCATTTTAAGATAATCGAAACATATTTATAGATTTTTAACTAAATTAAGGATACAAATCTAGTCAATTAGAAATAATATATATAAAACGAGGTTATAAAAAATGCCCATACTACCATTGGCTTCTGTAGAACGTTTAATTCGCAGTGCAGACTCAGAAAGGGTCAGTGAATCTGCAGCATCTGCCC includes the following:
- a CDS encoding Single-stranded DNA binding protein, whose product is MDKKFAPHIEELTKALGNISRSTIEDELELLLKYRVPIDEAKRSILKKFQNDSPVLKKVNDLAIGDKGIALEVRILNINEKNVNLRGNSVTIFSGALADESGLCSFTSWKALSLNPGDAVRVRNASVRAWHNRAEVSIGDRSEVELLEETYLPDISELSVTPVKKLGEVGYSDMFISSVAAVIELYHRDVNVKGKDLTIIEGVMADETSRLPFVSWSLLDGVDIGTIVRFEDASVSMYRGVPSIHLNESTSVHIVGPEEHLSFTFASVNLPPKPLPLGDVLQNEGMFDVSVEGNIVSVRPGSGVIARCPECNRVIMKNTCRSHGVVEGIRDMRIKLILDDGTGSLLVMLNRELSEIVYGKTLQESESLMGKEMSANVVYDDMKSILTGHYLGVRGNTSKVEYGVTFVAKSVWVPSEDLDMRVSVLLERLEGVE
- a CDS encoding methylamine methyltransferase corrinoid protein reductive activase translates to MYGIALDLGTSGFRAQLIDLEAKEVLKTAITMRHPLPGGNVMDHLDFAIQVGADLAHEIILDTVSRIFEELDVDTTLIKRLAVCGNPIQLSLFQNIEIRDLAYAGENKQKKLGVENVSRDARVFPASELFEGIVDLPNCTLIVPPAIKHEIGADALAMMIKTDFMDMKVPSMVTDYGTNAEMAIKVGDKIITGSAAAGPAIEGQGMSCGMLASPGAISDVNVEGDYWRVTILDGLMTERKGHLIDPVTGVIKEPSEIVAKGVTGTGAIAALSLAIETGIITKIPEIPNGKLVLGDRIEITEKDIEEAGKAIGAIRAAQMTLLLASGVEYKDLENMYMAGATGAYVNADKARKLGSCPNFAHNIVQFGNTSVALARDLVMDESKLDEVIEVAKKIKADHLMMATSDTFSNIYVCELSYWTQGMPIDMYNQMLGMYKLPPLPETFENPGIEKRVAKDIDEVGKEGLKIVSDLGIIIEEEAPECILCHKCEEECPEDAITMIERDGELFANYNSERCLGTSCRRCVSICPVSAIHYKTISIKE
- a CDS encoding RPA family protein; translation: MVEREIAHRIFAKELNDSSSTIHSTIEEAINSEGHTPNYLLTPVGTMVNRVFIVGVITEVDNVGTETDTWKARVVDPSGAFTVYAGQYQPQAAIFLSSVETPAFVSVVGKVRVYKPDAGSPIISLRPEEIHLADEAMRNCWVIDTAELTLDRIDAFSKMLSLCENDPDSCNCPENMVIPSNLSEGICLAIDNYGTGADYLNELRSVVKRCIISIDLVSSADGDKDIDVVVMELLEELDDGKGVGYMDLLSVANSRNINEKAVDSAVRSLLAKGQCYEPKIGIIRPIS
- a CDS encoding DUF6951 family protein; its protein translation is MTDITVNSRICGFTHKIHGTKDGKNVKIKIETQCPKVKNISELEVPMMQLFGIKENIVTAKAQEGNCCATCLVPCGVLHACNLELGLISQKLAKDVGDLSIEFE